Proteins from a genomic interval of Streptomyces sp. NBC_00820:
- a CDS encoding PadR family transcriptional regulator: MSIGHTLLGLLESGPRHGYDLKRAFDEKFGHDRPLHYGQVYSTMSRLLKHGLVEVDGIEAGGGPERKRYAITDAGVTDVERWLATPEKPEEYLQSTLYTKVVLALLTHRDATDVLDTQRSEHLRSMRILTDRKRKGDLADQLVCDHALFHLEADLRWLELTAARLERLRTEVAK; the protein is encoded by the coding sequence ATGTCCATCGGTCACACCCTTCTAGGACTCCTGGAGTCCGGCCCCCGGCACGGCTACGACCTGAAGCGGGCCTTCGACGAGAAGTTCGGCCACGACCGGCCGCTGCACTACGGCCAGGTCTACTCGACGATGTCCCGGCTGCTGAAGCACGGGCTCGTGGAAGTCGACGGCATCGAGGCGGGCGGCGGCCCCGAGCGCAAGCGGTACGCCATCACGGACGCCGGCGTCACCGACGTCGAGCGCTGGCTCGCCACCCCGGAGAAGCCGGAGGAGTACCTCCAGTCGACCCTGTACACCAAGGTCGTCCTCGCGCTGCTCACCCACCGCGACGCCACCGACGTCCTCGACACCCAGCGCTCCGAGCACCTGCGCAGCATGCGGATCCTGACCGACCGCAAGCGCAAGGGCGACCTCGCGGACCAGCTGGTCTGCGACCACGCCCTGTTCCACCTGGAGGCGGACCTGCGCTGGCTGGAGCTGACGGCCGCGCGGCTGGAGCGGCTCCGCACGGAGGTGGCGAAGTGA
- a CDS encoding ABC transporter ATP-binding protein, which translates to MTPPPGSLLTAENLRKAYGPTLALDGADFSIHPGEVVAVMGPSGSGKSTLLHCLAGIVPPDSGSIRYDGRELSTMTDAQRSALRRGEFGFVFQFGQLVPELTCVENVALPLRLSGTSRKEAEKAALGWMERLEVDDLGRKRPGEVSGGQGQRVAVARALVTGPRVLFADEPTGALDSLNGERVMELLTDAARSTDAAVVLVTHEARVAAWSDREIVVRDGRSRDMERTA; encoded by the coding sequence GTGACTCCTCCTCCCGGCTCCCTGCTCACCGCCGAGAACCTGCGCAAGGCCTACGGTCCGACGCTCGCCCTCGACGGCGCCGACTTCTCCATCCACCCCGGCGAGGTCGTCGCCGTGATGGGGCCCTCCGGTTCCGGCAAGTCGACGCTGCTGCACTGCCTCGCGGGCATCGTGCCGCCCGACTCGGGTTCGATCCGCTACGACGGCCGCGAGCTGTCCACCATGACCGACGCCCAGCGCAGCGCGCTGCGGCGCGGCGAGTTCGGCTTCGTCTTCCAGTTCGGACAGCTCGTCCCGGAACTGACGTGCGTGGAGAACGTGGCGCTGCCGCTGCGGCTGAGCGGCACCTCCCGCAAGGAGGCCGAGAAGGCGGCGCTCGGCTGGATGGAACGCCTCGAGGTCGACGACCTCGGACGCAAGCGGCCCGGCGAGGTCTCGGGCGGCCAGGGCCAGCGGGTCGCGGTGGCGCGGGCGCTGGTCACCGGCCCCCGGGTGCTGTTCGCCGACGAGCCGACCGGCGCGCTGGACTCCCTCAACGGCGAGCGCGTGATGGAGCTGCTGACCGACGCCGCCCGCTCCACCGACGCGGCCGTGGTGCTGGTCACCCACGAGGCGCGGGTGGCCGCCTGGTCCGACCGGGAGATCGTCGTACGGGACGGCAGGTCCCGGGACATGGAGCGCACTGCATGA
- a CDS encoding ABC transporter permease has protein sequence MGARFAFTGGREGWVRLTLTAVGVGLGVALLLLTTALPSVLTQRHQREQDRQEGHMFSMVLPPKADDTVLITSTDTRWHAKDVRGRLLEPEGPRAPLPPGVGRFPGKGEMVVSPSLRDLLASDGAKLLRQRIPYRIAGTIGESGLIGSHELAYYAGADDLVPKPANMRVQRLHAFGDPDQRPERTDPVLILLTLVMFVTLLMPVAVFVATAVRFGGERRDRRLAALRLVGSDSRMTRRIAAGEALVGALLGLVVGAVFFMAGRQAAGSVEVMGESLFPSYLDPSPVLVAVVAVAVPVCAVLVTLFAMRRVVVEPLGVVRTARPARRRLWWRLLVPVAGLALLYPMIGKGRSHGDFNQYLVVAGVLLLLVGVTALLPWIVEAVVARLGAGALSWQLAVRRLQLSSGTAARMVNGIAVAVAGAIALQMLFAGVESQYTKDTGRDPERAQMEIDLSDRTPSAALGPAFARTKGVRASAALSTVSIGDRRRDPGHFASVTVGDCAALRELARLPSCRDGDAFVVDRPGTDQARRSFLRPGSHDFLDPTFTKPLPGREIPWTVPAGVRTATVRADSLQQGVDGLLVTPSVLPARAVAGGYGQVYVRLDLSVPDAEEYVRNTAARVDPLSSAWHWTATEQSGRYTSLRTGLFVGAACVLALIGASLLVSQLEQLRERRRLLSALVAFGTRRRTLGLSVLWQTALPIALGLLLASVVGLVLGAVLLRMTATPVTVDWPSVLSMTGVGAAVVLAVTLLSLPPLLRLMRPEGLRTE, from the coding sequence ATGGGGGCACGGTTCGCCTTCACCGGCGGACGCGAGGGGTGGGTACGGCTGACGCTGACGGCGGTCGGCGTCGGGCTGGGGGTGGCACTGCTGCTGCTGACGACCGCGCTGCCGAGCGTGCTGACCCAGCGGCACCAGCGTGAGCAGGACCGGCAGGAGGGCCACATGTTCTCCATGGTCCTGCCGCCGAAGGCCGACGACACCGTGCTGATCACGTCGACCGACACCCGGTGGCACGCCAAGGACGTCCGCGGCCGCCTGCTGGAACCCGAGGGCCCGCGGGCGCCGTTGCCGCCCGGCGTCGGCCGCTTCCCGGGCAAGGGCGAGATGGTGGTCTCCCCCTCGCTGCGGGACCTGCTCGCCTCGGACGGGGCGAAGCTGCTGCGGCAGCGGATCCCGTACCGGATCGCCGGGACCATCGGGGAGAGCGGGCTGATCGGATCGCACGAACTGGCCTACTACGCGGGCGCGGACGACCTGGTGCCGAAGCCGGCCAACATGCGCGTGCAGCGGCTGCACGCGTTCGGGGACCCGGATCAGCGGCCCGAGCGGACCGACCCGGTGCTGATCCTGCTGACGCTCGTCATGTTCGTGACGCTGCTGATGCCGGTCGCCGTGTTCGTCGCCACGGCCGTACGGTTCGGCGGCGAGCGGCGTGACCGCAGGCTGGCCGCGCTGCGTCTGGTGGGCTCCGACAGCCGGATGACCCGGCGGATCGCCGCGGGCGAGGCGCTGGTCGGCGCCCTGCTCGGACTCGTCGTCGGGGCCGTGTTCTTCATGGCCGGACGGCAGGCGGCGGGGTCCGTCGAGGTGATGGGCGAGAGCCTCTTCCCCAGTTATCTGGACCCCTCCCCGGTGCTCGTGGCGGTGGTCGCGGTGGCGGTCCCGGTGTGCGCCGTGCTGGTCACGCTGTTCGCCATGCGCCGGGTGGTCGTCGAACCGCTCGGCGTGGTGCGTACGGCCAGGCCGGCCCGCCGGCGCCTGTGGTGGCGGCTGCTGGTGCCGGTCGCGGGCCTCGCCCTGCTCTACCCGATGATCGGCAAGGGGCGCTCCCACGGCGACTTCAACCAGTACCTGGTGGTGGCCGGCGTCCTGCTGCTCCTGGTCGGCGTCACCGCGCTGCTGCCGTGGATCGTGGAGGCGGTCGTGGCCCGGCTCGGGGCGGGCGCGCTCTCCTGGCAACTGGCTGTGCGGCGGCTTCAGTTGAGCAGCGGTACGGCGGCCCGCATGGTCAACGGCATCGCCGTCGCGGTGGCCGGGGCGATCGCCCTGCAGATGCTGTTCGCGGGCGTGGAGAGCCAGTACACCAAGGACACCGGCCGGGATCCGGAGCGGGCGCAGATGGAGATCGACCTGTCCGACCGGACCCCCTCGGCGGCCTTGGGCCCCGCGTTCGCGCGGACCAAGGGGGTGCGGGCCTCGGCGGCGCTGTCCACGGTGAGCATCGGCGACAGGCGCCGCGACCCCGGCCACTTTGCGAGCGTCACCGTCGGCGACTGTGCCGCGCTGCGCGAGCTGGCCCGGCTGCCCTCCTGCCGGGACGGCGACGCGTTCGTCGTGGACCGCCCCGGCACCGACCAGGCCCGGCGGTCCTTCCTGCGGCCGGGCAGCCACGACTTCCTCGACCCCACCTTCACAAAGCCCCTCCCCGGCCGCGAAATCCCCTGGACGGTGCCGGCCGGCGTGCGCACGGCGACCGTCCGCGCGGACTCGCTCCAGCAGGGCGTCGACGGCCTGCTCGTCACCCCGTCCGTGCTCCCCGCACGGGCCGTGGCCGGGGGGTACGGCCAGGTCTACGTCCGCCTCGACCTGTCGGTGCCGGACGCGGAGGAGTACGTGCGCAACACGGCCGCGCGGGTGGACCCCCTCTCCAGCGCCTGGCACTGGACGGCGACCGAGCAGTCCGGGCGGTACACGTCCCTGCGCACCGGCCTGTTCGTCGGCGCGGCCTGCGTGCTGGCGCTGATCGGCGCGAGCCTGCTGGTCTCCCAGCTGGAGCAGCTGCGCGAGCGGCGCAGGCTGCTGTCGGCGCTGGTCGCCTTCGGCACCCGGCGCCGCACGCTGGGCCTGTCGGTGCTGTGGCAGACGGCGCTGCCCATCGCACTCGGACTGCTGCTGGCCTCGGTGGTGGGCCTCGTGCTCGGCGCGGTCCTGCTGAGGATGACGGCGACCCCGGTGACCGTGGACTGGCCGAGCGTGCTGTCCATGACGGGCGTCGGCGCGGCGGTGGTCCTCGCGGTGACCCTGCTCAGCCTTCCGCCGCTGCTGCGGCTGATGCGGCCGGAGGGGCTGCGGACGGAGTAG